In the genome of Chelmon rostratus isolate fCheRos1 chromosome 12, fCheRos1.pri, whole genome shotgun sequence, the window CACCGGAGCAAACATCGGGGgttggtttggtttgtgtgGCTGGTGCGTTTGTTGTAGTTGGTGGGGTTGCTGTAATTGTTGTAGTTGGTGCGGTTGGTGTCGGCTGGGCCGCTGTCAGATGAGACACATCTGAAGAGGGACAGCAAATGAGAAAGTGGTTAATTGGATCCACGTGGAGGAGCATATAGAGAACATGAAATGAAGCAATGATTGGATCACACGATTGACTGTAGTGTTTTTCTTACAAGTGGCCATATGAATCATGGATGTAATCAAGCATCACTGCTATACATGACCCCACAAATATACTGTTTGTGTGGATGGCAGGGATGAATATGTTGCATACTAATCAATAAGTAATTGATCTAATGTATGACAGGATGGATGTGGCTTCACAAAAAAATGATGGTTTGATCACTGTGGAGCACATTTTGACATCTTTGAACACAGTTTCTTCTGTAGAAATCTGTTGAATTTCTAATGTAATCTGGTGGCTTTACCCTCCATGGTGAGGAGAAAGATGGCGTCTCCTCCCTTTATAAAATCCCTGCTCCTGGCTCTGAGGTGGGTGAGATACACTGCAGTGCCGCAGCCCGGCCCTCGGAAATATGTGGAGCCATCTGTGTCATTGACCTCAACGCCCACCTTGCGAGGGTCGTCCCAGAAAAACTGGTCCGAGTCTGTTTGAAAGGGTGTTGAAAGGTTGCATGAATACAGTAtcacagcaaaaacagcattttcatgaTTTGTCATTGCGTAAAAAGGACAACTAATTTGAATCTTTTTGTAAGTCACCTGTTGCTTTCATGTTGGGGTCAGTGGTGACGCTGCGCTGGTTGGACATGCGCTTTTGGATGTGTGGGTGCTGGTCCATCAGCATCATGGTCATCTGTTTCCAGGGGCACGGCCATATCTGTCCAGTGTCCCCTTCACGGGCCACAAGATGAACGTAGGCTGACAGCTCACCAGGGTAGCTTGCCTTACCGCTGGGGTAGAGCTGCATTTGGAAGGTGTAACCTTCCTTAGAGGTGAATGGTGGGCTAAAGATTGATTCGTTAACTGGGGTGTCGCTCATTACTTGATCGAAGTTTTTCACCCGCCACACAAACTCTGGGCAGGTGGTCTCAGAGAGGTTGATATCATCCAGTGACAGCCCTCCTGTTGAGGACTCAGAACCCACCTTGGTCCCTTCAAAGACAACCCGGAATTTTGTTTTGACGTCTAGACTCACGTGGTGCAGTTGCCACAGCTCCTGAGGGGACCCTGTTACAGCACACGAGGTAAAAACATAGAATTTATTGAACGGCAAGTTCATGGTGGCCAGATTCCACCGACAAGGTTGTTCTAGTAGATTTTTTAGCTGTACTGGAATTTAGTCATATTCACCATCTATGGTCTTTATAAAGCGCAGAGTTCCTTTGGGGTTAGCTTTGTCATACTCTCTGACAGAGATTTTCAGTGTGTCGTTTTGGCCGGCGCTGTTGTAGTAGAAGAACTGAAGACACTGGTATCCTCTTTTGGGGTAAAGGAGCCTGCTCTCCAGCACAGCTGTATCCCCAGCGGTGGCTTTGCCAGTGTTGAAGTGCATGAAATACCCCGAACCTAAAGGTTAGAATTTCACTTGATTAATTATGTCAATACTTAAGCATTATTTCAGTGCGCCCAGCACTGATTAGAGTGAAGAAGCCAACGGCTCACATAGCAGCGATTCAAGTCTATCTTGAAACAACCCTCGCTTGCCTTTTTGCATATTGAAACATGTTACTCCTGTCCATATTGGCTGTGAAGAGAcatgggggacaaaatccacagtccttgGCTTCATCTGTCTAACTCTTTGGGTCTTGGGTCTAAATTTGGTTCTTTTAGTGTGAAAttccctctctgtgttctgGCCGGACAGTTTTTTTCTTGCTGAGCTGTGGTGATAACACTTTATGCTCTCGAATTTGTCTaacacaggctgctgaagcctcatgtTATCTTTGATTGAATTCTACACAGAACAGGGACTGACTTCTGTCCACTTGCATTAAAAACGcataagactttttttttccagcatcattatgaagaggaggaacaatTGCAGTGAACAAAACCTTTTCCAATGTACATACAGTGCAGGCATGTGCgtgttgttttaagacagaataaaatgtgaacTAATCCTTAAACGCGGGCCATGTGTATTCCTGCAGGATCACTCTCACCAGTGCATTTGCCCATGTTGGAGTAGTCAGTGTTTGGCCCTCCAGCAGCTTTGGTGACCCTGTCCCAGTCTGCCTTGTCCTCCTGTCCCTGAATCATACCACAGATGTTCTCACGTTCAAAGTCACACGAGTCCAGGAATGTGGCAGCTTGGGCTAGAAGACATTTCATGAACAGAGTTGTAGGACTTTGAGCTGCTATAAATTAATGCAATGAGGAGAGTGTTTGACTCATCAAGATTTGATGTAACAATGGCAGAGCAAGATAACATGACAATTATGCAGATCATAAAAACCATGTCAGGTGTTGATTCTTACTGCAGTTATAGAGGCGGTGCAGCTTGAGCAGGTCACTGTCACTGAACTCCATACGCTGGCCAATGACATCACTGAAAGCGGGGATCCTGGTGACGATGGTGGGCTCAGAGCCATTGCGGAAGGCGTTTTTACTGTAGTGCATCATGGAACCGTAGTCGTAGGGTACGcccagagagctggaggtggtgtCGTTGTAGGTGTTGAAGTTGTGTTCTTTACCTGtggatcagatcagatcagaaaacagggTTCAGTGCTGTTCAGTTCATCATCACAATGTCTTATTACATTCTGCAACTGCAGGGGTGAATGTCAGATATGTTTAGGATCTCTAATAAAAGTTGATTATCAACATCTGACAGTGGTTTAATCTTTTGACAAAAGACTGCTGACATAAGGTACTCTTTAATCACAGTACATTTGATTTATTGGCCATTTGAAGAGCGCATTCCAATGCAGCTAAGATACAAAGTCTGATAGCCCTCGATGTGCTGATAATGTCTTTTGCTTATCTTGTTAAGATTATGCAGCCACAAAAAGAACGCATGCACATGTTTATCAAGGAATAAATCATCTGCAGCATGAAGTGCTTTCCATGAAGGCCTGCATAATAAACCTCTTGAACACTGCATAAGCTGAAGTGATTTTTCCAATTCATTAGAACGTGAACCAAAAAGCTTGTATAAATGTAATGTACAAAAGCTATTTTACAGTCATTCTCCTTCTGGCAAAATTGCATGCAAAAGCAAGCATGTCATAAAGGGATGAATGATATGTGGGAGCATGAATGATCAGTGTGTAATGAGAATTGAGTTGGCTGCGTAGCAGTGAGAGGTTCAGTACCCTCTGAGATGCGGTCCCACATGATTTCGACATAATCATCGCGGTCTGCCCTGGACTGCTCATGCCAGAAACCCAGAGCATGAAGGAACTCATGTTCGATGGTGGCGATGCGGTCACAGTTAGTCCCTATTGACAGTCTCTGCTTCCCAACATGCTGGTTTCccacagaggagaagcagcttttggaaacaaaaaaacaaacaaaaaaaacaaacaaaaaaaacagccaggCTTTTATGAACATCCAATACAatccaaaatgtcttttctcaAAGACTTGAATATATATAATGCGTCAATTCTTGAGACAGTACAGCTTGTCTTGCCATTTAAACAGACCATAGAGGTATAAGAAATGTTTTTGCCTCACCCGCTCCCTTTAAAGATGGAAATGTAGTTTGCTTCTCCGTTCCAAGGCTTGAAGTCGATGCAGGTCTTGAGCCGGTACTGCTCGAAGGCCTTCAGAATCACACCTTTTGCATTGATCTCTGCAGAGAAGATGATAAATCAAAGATTTATTCTTGATTTTGGTTGATGTTGTTAAAACCCAGTATGTATTTATAAGTggtaaaaatatgaaaataaccATAAAGAATTGTTATAACAAGGAAATCTGTAGTGTTTTCTATGTTATATTGGATATGTGTATATGTTTGGAGTCAATTAGACCACAGAGAGGTCAGCCTCCCTGTTGTCTACCTGGTAGCTCCAACAGATATACAACAGActatttgtattttaaaatactttcaaCATCGTTCCAGATGTATACAAATAGATGAAAATCATCGCATTGAATCAGGTTTTACAGCTGTTGTCTCTGTTCTAAGCTCTTATGTCTATTCCTGTCTgctacatacatacacatacacatacatgtaaGCAGTACTTTAATATTAATTCAAGTTGGAGCTAATACAACTGGTTTGTATAGTGTtaggtagtttaatctacaacaatacatcacattttataaacttATCAAGTATTCTGTATGTAAAAGTTaatttgaaaagtaactagtaactgtaaaatgaaaatactcaaagCTGTGCTTAAGTAGAGTAcctagttactttccaccacttcTTATCACAAGACTAATATAGGTGAATATTTTGTATAAATCCATCCATATTCCTTATCAAAACATTAATGTACATTTTCTAAGTGTAAGTGAACTTCAGTGGGAACTTAGTATTTCGGCACTCTTACCTAAGTCATTTTCCATGTAGTATGGGATCGTCTTTGGCCACCTGTACTCATCCCCTATGATGGAATTTCGGGTTTGCCTCTGTGGTggtcaataaaaacaatcacaaacatCATCATTGGTCAAAGTTAAGCTTCATTTCACAGAATTCGGTTGTGCAGGTTGAAAATTTCAAACAGTTCAGATAAAATACCTCATCAAGCACAATGTCTCCCTCTACGAGATTCAGTCCTGCCTCTGTGGAGACCGAGCACAAAGAGAATTGGTTTACAAGGCTTGCTtgaatcttaatctgaaaaacatctgaaaaactTTTGCATACCTTCGTTGATGTCAAAAATGTCAAGGTCCCAGCCGCCGTCCACATCATAGTCTGCATAAGTGTGATATGACACAAATAAAGGTGAAAAAGCTTCAAACAAAAGCGACTGAAAAGTCTGTGCATTGCTTGAGAAAAGAACCACTTACCTATTATTTTTGCAGCGGGCTAAACAAAAGAGAATTACAATGTAAATGTTACTGATCTTCAAATGTATTGAAATCGAATTTCTTGTTATCATGTGACAGAATCttaacaaaatcaaaacaatttcTCACCAAGCAAAGGGCGATCCCACATAAGAGACAAAGAATGTGGAGAACAAGTACACCTGTAGGGTTTCTTCCTGCCATGTCCTGAAGTGTCCCTCTACTTGGGACAGTGCACACAACAGATACTGAGTGAATACAGAAATAGTGGGAGTTTAAGGAGAGCATGCGGGGAATAAAACGAAAAACATGTGATTACAAGCTGATTATTGACAGAGCTGTGAAGGGTTGGACttacaaaacagcttcagtctACTCTGCTATCTGCTAACACATCTTTACACCTCTACCTGCCAGAGTAAGGAACACATCTGAAGGTAATGTTCTGTATCAGCCAGGTTAATTTCCAACGAGAGCCATCTGGAAAACTGCTGAAATTATAATGCTTTGTTTGTTATTAACCTTTTCTTACAGCCTGTAGAAACACAATAATAAATTGTAGCTGTTAATGATATGCAGTTGCCACCTTTGGTATATGTTGATACCTGATAAAGCAAAGTAAATGCATTGTACGTCTTTAATTTTCACTGAAATACCACTTTTATTAAtccaagataagataagataagataagactttattaatcctcatCTGGGGAAATTCGGcgaaaggctgttttttttttcaatgtaatCTTACATTGAATGAAGGAAAATGCAGCCTCCAGATATAGTTGGGCAACTCTGTGTTGCTCTCAGGGCCTTCCAAGAGTTCCAGCTTTATGTTAGTTTTCAAAAGATTTCTATTTTCAATTTCTTATTTgtgcttcattgatttttttaatggcaaGACAGAATGGGATGCTCCAATCCATATAAACcttcagagaaacacacaaaggatTGTATCTAAACAGTCGACCCCATCACTGTACATACTCCAAGCAATTGCGCGCTGACAAAAGAATCCCTTTGGTGTTGTATATATGCTGCATATATGCGGTGACATTGACTCCGGATCTGCTCAAGGTGGTTCTTTGTTATCTTTTGCAGCTGCATTATATATGCATCTCTTGCAACCTTTCCACAGAATTTTGAAAGCTACTGATCACTTGACACTTCCTGATCAGCTTCATGCGGTCTGGCCGCAGTACTTTGCAGCAGTGAAGGTCATACTCAGATCCTTTATAAATAAAAGTGCTAATGCCATActttaaaaatactccattgcaAGCAAAAGCCCTGCATTGAAAAGGTTGcttgagtaaaagtatgtgagtataATCAGGACAATGtacttttaaaagtaaaagtactctgcAGAAAAATCCTCTGTGACTGCTATACTATCATGAATaatatcattatattattatcgGCCATGTATTAATGTGAAAGTAAATTCAGCAAATTATCATATTTATGAAGCTGGAaccaaaaagttttttttccatgaaaaatgacttaaaccaTTATCaaaattttctgtcagtcatttAAGCCGAACTTGTTCATTTTCATATGTTCTGTCATCTGTGTGGAAAAATCcgaatgaaaatgagaaaagagctcaatatttccctctgaattaAATTGtaagtggcatgaaaagaaaatactcaaagtTCTACTGAAGTCCAGCACTTAGTACGTTGTACTTCAGTAGATCCAGTAGTCCACCAGTGGCATTTGCACAGATGTCTTTAAAGCTAATAGATATCTTGAGTCATAAGCAAAACCCTTTGTTGCAGTTTAGTGGCCACAGTAAAATCACACTAACCTTTTCTCATTGTGTGGAGAAactgtcacaaaaacagaaacaacaacaaaacagtgcCCTTTGACCCATGTATAGGTACCACAAGATTATGTCAGTTTACGTTAACTAAGGCTGCTGATCCATCACGTGAGTCTCATGaataaaagttttgttttttaattagtCAGTGAAGGATTGTCTCTCACTGCAAAGCTTCTGTCTATAAATCTGCAGTCGTGCCCTTGGTGACTGcagaaagcaggaggaaacaatcaaacacagctgtcaccTTCATGCAAACTTTGGGTGGTTTGGCAGTGACATATTTTAGGCTTTGGTGATTACTTATTGATATTTCCTGGCCTCTGCTTCATATTACTTATAAGATGGATTCATGGAATAGATGGAACTAATGGAGCTGAACTGATGCAGTTCAGGCTCTGGACGTATTTTTGCTGTGACCGACTGCAACAGGATTGGATACGAGTATGTGGAACACATGCAACAATAAGACGATTGAAAACCTGTTACCTGATAACCTGATGGAATCCTACTGCACACTGTAACCCccccaaaaagaagaaaggtttgGTAGGGTTAAATTTCAGGCAATGCAATacattaaaggtgcaatatgtaagAATTGATCACCTGTTGaaggtcactccaaacaaataggaGCAGCATAACACCAGAGAAACAGCTAAATACTGCTCACTATGCTCTTTGCTGTTGCTATCCCTGGCTAccagctgctgttagctagttagctcagttagccgtgcagGTAGTGGCTCTGTTAGCTGAGTCTGCCTGGACCGGGAGCTCAGGGCACCGGGGTAATGTGTTCAGGACCAAAGACAGCCTCTGAAGCCgatggaggccagtttgacgacaggaaaaagagcagaggaagaggattgAGCAGTTTGGGCATAAGCAACAGGGATTTTCATGGGTTAATTAGGGATTTATTTCAATCAAACCAGAGCTGCTGATTCTAGGAACGACAAACCAAGATGGTTTTCAGTGAGTTTAACTTCTGTCGagtcatatttttctgtttaacagAGTAAAAAGGTGGAAGAATATGTCCGTTCTTGACATTTTGCAAGTTCATTTTGTTAATTTATCAGACTAAACCAGCTAAGACAGCTTGTGAAACGTAGCAAACTCGCCGCTCACAAACATCTCCCAGCTCCCAGATGCTATCAGACTCTCTTTCAAAGCGGTATCACGAGACCAGACGTGctggggctagctggttagcacgCTCACTCCTGTCGACTCACTCATGTGGGTGGTGCCTGAGCTGAACTGGCTGGCTGGTGGCTGATCCGGCCTTTTGTGGTGAACTCTCATCTCATCCGAAGCACTTTCTTGGCACTTACTTTCAAGCATTTCTTGGGATAAATCAGATTTGTGCCTCTGCTCAGTTCTTTTTCATTGATTCGCTCATTACTGAAACGTTACAGTTTATCGCTGTATTCTCTGAAGGTGTCGCTCAGGCTCAGATAAGCCGTTTCACCGTGATCTGTTTCCTGATTTCATGTTGCTCCCACTGGAAAACCCCAGCATGCTTGAAGATGAGGTGAGTCAATGTACAGTGTAGAATAGGAAACTGTGCCCCCTTCAGCAGACAATCTCCACGTACCAGCCTCACAACTTACTACTTCACAGTTAGAGGAAgtcaagaggaagaggaggaacgtTTTGAGTTTTGCGTTCTGATTCTATATATGGAATCTGTAGAAACAATATGATAAACAGCTGGGGGGGTTAATAGAAAGTGATTTACTGCTTTGCTATGGGTCTGTCTCCTATATTATTGGCTGTTTATATTGACATggatttattacttttttttttatgagtgcACAAGAATATGgagcatgtttttttatgaatgttGCTGGTGCCTCCCAGCTGGATCACAAGGATTTTACACAAGTGGTaacaaaaatgtcaatattttagTACAAACACACTTTGGACTATAATTACTTAAGCTACCGCTACAAGAAAGCTTTTAAGATGTGGTGCACGAAATCACACATGTATTGCAAATGACATCAAAAGAAAAGGAGATAAACTAAATCCAGTTCTATTAATATTACTATTAACATTAATATGATGCTGATGTCCAGCCTGCATACCTGGAAtagtttgcatgtgtgtgtgtgtgcgtgcaggtgaGAAGGTAATCCCAGCATACAGATTCAGTCTCCTTCCTGCAGGAAGTGGCGTGGAAATCAACAAATGTTTTCTATGCTGATCAACAAAGCGTACACAGGtgcacagaagaaaaactgtgaCGAATGAATTTCACAATGCGCCTTTCTGCACCGATCCGCATGGATGAAACCACAGCTGAGACATGACATGAATTCAAGGACGTCAAAAGGCAAAGCCGTCACTTCTGCTGTGGAGTCAGCTGTTATTGTTAAACAGCAGAACGTAAAGGCTGCTGCATGAACATTAACGGCTATACATGCACTAGTATTACTGCTTGTGGTTCTTGAGTTACCCGGTTCCACCCTTTAAAACTTCCTCACACTTAAAGAGttaagaaataaaagaaaatgctcTTTATATTAATTTCCTCAGTATTTACAGACAGTGCATTCATGTGCAGTAATACCAGCTGTTCACTGCAACATCAGTCCTGCTGTGAGGTGCAGCCCTTCCACCATCGATTACCAGACTCGTTCTTCTTTCAAAGGGGGGTGAAAGAATCCAAGTAGGCTGAATCCATTTTGGCCAAAGATAGTGGAGTTTGTGTAGTATGCGTATGGGCTCTGTACGGTCAAGTACGCTAAAAGATGTAGTGACCAGATTTGAATGAAAGAAGAGATGAGAGCAGAGGTTAAATGATTATCACCTCCTGTCAACGATGACGTAAAGAGAGCAATTACGAGGGTCATATTTTTCACAGGAGATGAAGACTAATACATGTCTGTGCCAGTGATGCTTCAGTAAAGAATCAAACAGGCTACAGACATGAAAGCTAAGTGAACTGAACCTGCTTGGTCTCTACTGACATCAGTGCTGATTTAGTTATCATGCGATGAGCCAGCCACCAATAACATGGGTCTCATCATTGTGATCATGTCAGCGTACATATGCAATTACCAATGAAATGCATAATCAGTAGAGAGATGAGAATGCACTGATTGATGTGAACATTGAGAGTTCATCGGTAATCATCCTTCTGAGCGTCAGGAACAATGAATGCAAGATGGTGACAAATGTTCAGAGTTGTCACAATTCGGGactcagaggctcaggtgcagacacaaaacTCGGCAGACACAAGAAGGGCAATGTATAAGATTTATTTAGACACAAAACGCTATGCAGGTCAGGCATAGGAAAAAAACAGTCCTCTAACAGGCTGGTGGACAACTATAAGGGTGAACTACCAAACCTAACCAGAACACAGATACTAAATAACTAACACAAAATCCCTTACCTAGGTTTATTGTAAGGACGAACAGAAATGGTAAAGTGCAAGCACACTGGGGATTAGCAACAGAGCCGGAGATGACGGACTGGAATGGAGGGCAGGAAAAACTCCTGGATGGCGGAGGGTGAGGGTAGATGAAGGTGGAACAGGAGCCagtagaagcagcagagcaggttgTGGAATGGCAGGAGATGAGATGCAGCGCGGAGGAGGGTATCTGAACCATTCACAAGCCAGAGGACAAAAAGTGCTAGGCAtatgcagacagactgacaaaacAACTTTTACGATCCGGCATCGAGTCGTGGTCAGCTGGCTTCTTATAACTTGAAGGTTGCAGTGTGAACAATGGAGGGCCACTCCTCGCCGCAGCTGTGATCATCAGTTGATTCCGGATTGGAAACAGGTGCGCCCCCAGCCAGTGAgaatgagcaggaacaggatAACAAAATGCTCCACTAGAAGGAGCCCGAAGTGGGGGGCATGACAGTTTCAACTTATTGCAATTAAACTTTTATGTAACTTGGCTGAAACATACACAGGTAAGTTATAGTTAAGTAACTTTTAGCGAACATTACAATATAGACATATAAGACAGTGGGGGGAAAGCATGTAAATTTGGCTGCTTAGCTCTCCCAATAGAAGTGACATTCAGAATAGTAACAAATAATatacttgtgttttttgttgattctTGCAGGTAGGATTATTACTGTAAATGGATTAACAGCAGAGATGAATTACAGTGGTGACCAAATATTTCCCATCATCCTTTGCTATTGACAGTAACATGTTGTTAACATGTTTCACAGGATCTCACTGTGCACACCACagtaaaata includes:
- the mep1bb gene encoding meprin A subunit beta; the protein is MAGRNPTGVLVLHILCLLCGIALCLPAAKIIDYDVDGGWDLDIFDINEEAGLNLVEGDIVLDERQTRNSIIGDEYRWPKTIPYYMENDLEINAKGVILKAFEQYRLKTCIDFKPWNGEANYISIFKGSGCFSSVGNQHVGKQRLSIGTNCDRIATIEHEFLHALGFWHEQSRADRDDYVEIMWDRISEGKEHNFNTYNDTTSSSLGVPYDYGSMMHYSKNAFRNGSEPTIVTRIPAFSDVIGQRMEFSDSDLLKLHRLYNCTQAATFLDSCDFERENICGMIQGQEDKADWDRVTKAAGGPNTDYSNMGKCTGSGYFMHFNTGKATAGDTAVLESRLLYPKRGYQCLQFFYYNSAGQNDTLKISVREYDKANPKGTLRFIKTIDGSPQELWQLHHVSLDVKTKFRVVFEGTKVGSESSTGGLSLDDINLSETTCPEFVWRVKNFDQVMSDTPVNESIFSPPFTSKEGYTFQMQLYPSGKASYPGELSAYVHLVAREGDTGQIWPCPWKQMTMMLMDQHPHIQKRMSNQRSVTTDPNMKATDSDQFFWDDPRKVGVEVNDTDGSTYFRGPGCGTAVYLTHLRARSRDFIKGGDAIFLLTMEDVSHLTAAQPTPTAPTTTITATPPTTTNAPATQTKPTPDVCSGVKCLNDGVCVVDEDKAVCRCAVGGDWWYYGDLCQHKGSVEENTIIAVASSLSVLAAMILILIVSVVCVKKKYKKRRNDDSLVMKNGVVVNDF